From the Haemophilus parainfluenzae genome, the window AAGGGTAATTTGTCTTGTACTCGACATTATCATGATGATGGCCATGGAACACGTGTCTTACCCCTAATTTTTCTGCGAGTTGATTAATTACGCGAAATCCCATTGGATGGGGCTTTGGTGCTTCGTGGCAAATCAGAATATCGGCTTGTTCGTTTTCAATGGCTTCGATATCGGAAGGGAAAATAGACGTTCGATGGCGCAATGGCACACCGCCACGCCAAATTTTTTCTTGAGAGCTATATTGGCAATAGTGGATGGGATCAAAATACATTGGCTTGTTTGGTGGCATCCAGATTTGTCCACGGAATACCCCTCCTAAGCCGGCAATGCGCTGCCCTTGAATTTCAACAACACGATTATGCAAATTACGCGATTTCCAATGTGAACCCCAAATCGCCTCAAATGCGGCGATGGTTTTACTGTCATGATTGCCGTGAATAAACCAAATATCACAATATTTTGCGAGTTTATCTAATTCATCAGGTGAAGAAAGTTGCAAGTCACCCAAAATAATGAGGGCAACATTGTTATTTTCTTGCACGAAAGGATAAAGATGTTCATAACTTCCGTGTGGATCGCCTGCGAATAAAAGCATTTTATTTCTCGGTAGTTAATGTGCGTTTAGTATGTGGTAAACCTTCAAGTTCTTCATCATTTAACACTTTTTCTACAACAGATTTTACTTGGTTATAACGGTCCAAATAACTTGG encodes:
- a CDS encoding metallophosphoesterase family protein, yielding MLLFAGDPHGSYEHLYPFVQENNNVALIILGDLQLSSPDELDKLAKYCDIWFIHGNHDSKTIAAFEAIWGSHWKSRNLHNRVVEIQGQRIAGLGGVFRGQIWMPPNKPMYFDPIHYCQYSSQEKIWRGGVPLRHRTSIFPSDIEAIENEQADILICHEAPKPHPMGFRVINQLAEKLGVRHVFHGHHHDNVEYKTNYPYKITNVGFRSVTDAQGNYLLKTIDDREK